A stretch of Sulfurimonas xiamenensis DNA encodes these proteins:
- a CDS encoding class II SORL domain-containing protein, which yields MPKINRYVDIDTVERESKKDYIDRHSPFIHCEDSAKEGEMFSVTVKMGNEYAHPDDFDHYIANMSLFNGETLLARADFVPGTLANMKAHATVTFNIIPTGNKLKLTAQAYCTKHGIWESTEKVVEIAK from the coding sequence ATGCCAAAAATCAATCGTTATGTTGATATAGATACTGTTGAGAGAGAAAGCAAAAAGGATTATATAGATAGACACTCTCCGTTTATCCACTGTGAAGATAGTGCAAAAGAGGGAGAGATGTTTAGCGTCACAGTTAAAATGGGAAATGAATATGCTCATCCGGATGATTTTGATCACTATATAGCAAATATGTCGCTTTTTAATGGTGAGACTCTTTTGGCTCGTGCTGATTTTGTTCCAGGAACATTAGCCAATATGAAAGCACATGCAACTGTTACATTTAATATTATACCTACAGGAAACAAACTTAAACTTACTGCTCAAGCATACTGTACAAAACATGGTATTTGGGAATCAACAGAAAAAGTTGTAGAAATAGCCAAATAA
- the glyS gene encoding glycine--tRNA ligase subunit beta produces MIKPLLIEIGVEELPAIALLKELKNIEKKYADILEKNLLLCEFEFYYTPRRLVFWHREFKTKQDDSSEEFFGAPVEIAYKDAKPTAAALGFAKKCGVKIDEIGSVQKGAKEVLYYKKELKGKPSAEILSDIINTLIKSLDFGKSMRWGSLKDSFIRPIRWVNVLLGDELVDVELFGVKSKKETFVHRISNFNSIEISGIKEYFEILQEGGVTLFPELRRENILNNFSSLEKDNGITIEIDEDLLNEVVAITEHPTALLGSFDEEFLKLPPEVIITSMKEHQRYFPVFKDAKLINKFVVVSNAFTDNFSKVIEGNERVLRPRLADALFFYNNDLKNGLSTKGLEKVVFMKGLGSVADKIERERKIANTLFEMYKPKDASKEILERAISLAKADLMSEMVYEFTELQGLMGYYYSKEAGESEAVAIAIKEQYLPNGEESALPSTPLSAIVAMSLKLDTLIGLFSINQIPTGSRDPFALRRAVNGLIRITKEYDFKFDIIETLTLLSKEYRSFDISKLEAFFLERLKQYFRVNPSIVEAVLASGERELLAIGKKIEALEIMINSDGFDEAFSTFKRVANITKDIDMSEEFTVDSKLFEKGEEEALFARYSEVSQVKYKSYEEELDALLGLKPELDKFFDEVMVNAEDEKIRNNRKSLIAAIYKSILQIADIKEVSI; encoded by the coding sequence ATGATAAAACCATTACTAATAGAGATCGGTGTAGAAGAGCTTCCCGCGATTGCACTTTTAAAAGAGTTAAAAAATATTGAAAAAAAATATGCTGACATTTTAGAAAAAAATTTACTTTTATGTGAGTTCGAATTTTACTATACTCCTCGTCGTTTGGTTTTTTGGCATAGAGAGTTTAAAACAAAACAAGACGATAGCAGCGAAGAGTTTTTCGGGGCTCCTGTAGAAATTGCTTATAAAGATGCTAAGCCAACAGCTGCCGCGCTTGGTTTTGCTAAAAAATGCGGTGTAAAAATTGATGAGATCGGTTCTGTGCAAAAAGGTGCAAAAGAGGTTCTTTACTACAAAAAAGAGTTAAAGGGAAAACCTTCAGCTGAAATTTTATCTGATATTATAAATACATTAATAAAATCTTTGGATTTTGGTAAATCAATGAGATGGGGGAGTTTAAAAGATAGTTTTATTCGTCCTATTCGCTGGGTAAATGTACTTTTGGGTGATGAGTTGGTAGATGTAGAACTTTTTGGCGTTAAATCAAAAAAAGAGACATTTGTTCACCGTATCAGTAATTTTAATTCTATTGAAATTAGTGGAATTAAAGAGTATTTTGAAATTTTACAAGAGGGTGGTGTTACACTTTTTCCTGAACTAAGACGAGAAAATATTTTAAATAATTTTTCTTCACTTGAAAAGGATAATGGAATTACAATCGAGATAGATGAAGATTTGTTAAATGAAGTAGTGGCTATTACTGAGCATCCTACTGCTTTGCTTGGTTCATTTGATGAAGAATTTTTAAAACTTCCTCCTGAAGTAATAATTACTTCTATGAAAGAGCATCAAAGATATTTTCCGGTTTTTAAAGATGCTAAATTGATAAATAAATTTGTTGTTGTATCTAATGCATTTACAGATAATTTTTCTAAAGTAATAGAAGGAAATGAGAGAGTTTTACGCCCTCGTTTGGCAGATGCACTCTTTTTCTATAATAATGATTTGAAAAATGGATTGAGCACTAAAGGTCTGGAAAAAGTTGTATTTATGAAAGGTCTTGGAAGTGTTGCCGATAAAATAGAGCGTGAGAGAAAAATAGCAAATACTCTTTTTGAGATGTATAAGCCAAAAGATGCAAGCAAAGAGATTCTTGAACGCGCAATATCTTTGGCAAAAGCTGATTTAATGAGTGAGATGGTATATGAATTTACTGAGCTTCAAGGACTTATGGGTTATTACTATTCAAAAGAGGCGGGAGAGAGCGAAGCAGTAGCAATCGCTATAAAAGAGCAGTATCTTCCAAACGGAGAAGAGAGCGCACTTCCTTCAACACCCCTGAGCGCTATTGTTGCGATGAGTTTAAAGCTTGATACCCTTATAGGATTATTTAGTATAAATCAGATTCCTACAGGTTCTCGTGACCCTTTCGCACTGCGCCGTGCAGTAAACGGACTTATTAGAATAACAAAAGAGTATGACTTTAAATTTGATATAATTGAAACTTTGACGCTTTTAAGCAAAGAGTATAGATCTTTTGATATCTCAAAACTTGAAGCATTTTTCTTAGAGAGATTAAAACAGTACTTTAGAGTAAATCCATCAATTGTAGAGGCAGTCCTTGCTTCGGGCGAAAGAGAACTTCTTGCAATAGGCAAAAAGATAGAAGCTCTTGAAATCATGATAAATAGCGACGGTTTTGATGAAGCATTTTCAACATTTAAAAGAGTTGCAAATATTACAAAAGATATTGATATGTCAGAAGAATTCACTGTTGATTCAAAACTCTTTGAAAAAGGGGAAGAAGAGGCGTTGTTTGCCAGATACAGTGAAGTTTCTCAAGTTAAATACAAATCATATGAAGAGGAATTAGATGCGCTTTTAGGTCTTAAACCTGAACTTGATAAATTTTTTGATGAAGTTATGGTAAATGCTGAAGATGAAAAAATTAGAAATAACAGAAAATCTTTAATTGCAGCTATATATAAAAGTATTTTGCAAATTGCAGATATTAAAGAGGTGAGTATTTAA
- a CDS encoding ElyC/SanA/YdcF family protein, with protein MELEFFLKKFVTFFVEPLGMVLSLFVIGIYFVFTNKINFAKLFLGLSFGLLLLFSYQPFSNFLVKNLENQYLKYDYKQQVKYIHVLGSSHNTDNSQPISSNIGDSGTKRILEGVIIHFRTPGSKLIFTGFKGETEISNAEMNAKLAIALGVKEENIIINSKPKDTQEEAVFVKSIVGNEAFVLVTSATHMPRSIKLFKTLGLNPVAAPTDFHKDESAKFFTAPRIIALENSKMATHEYIGIFWSMLKK; from the coding sequence GTGGAACTTGAATTTTTTTTAAAGAAATTTGTGACTTTTTTTGTTGAGCCATTAGGTATGGTTTTGTCACTTTTTGTTATTGGAATCTACTTTGTATTTACAAATAAGATAAATTTTGCAAAACTATTTTTAGGTTTGTCATTTGGCCTTTTACTTCTTTTCTCATATCAACCGTTTTCAAATTTTTTAGTAAAAAATTTAGAAAATCAGTATTTGAAATATGACTATAAACAGCAAGTAAAATACATACATGTATTGGGTAGTTCCCACAACACGGACAATTCTCAGCCGATATCATCCAATATCGGCGATTCAGGGACTAAAAGGATACTCGAAGGAGTTATTATCCATTTTAGAACTCCCGGCTCTAAACTTATATTTACCGGATTTAAAGGCGAAACAGAGATTTCAAATGCTGAAATGAATGCTAAACTTGCCATTGCGCTTGGTGTTAAAGAGGAAAATATTATTATAAACTCTAAACCAAAAGATACACAGGAAGAGGCTGTTTTTGTTAAAAGTATAGTAGGAAATGAAGCTTTTGTTTTGGTAACATCAGCTACACATATGCCAAGATCTATAAAATTATTTAAAACACTCGGATTAAATCCAGTTGCAGCACCAACAGATTTTCATAAAGATGAATCTGCAAAATTTTTTACTGCTCCTCGTATTATTGCATTAGAGAATTCAAAAATGGCAACACATGAATATATAGGCATTTTTTGGTCAATGTTAAAAAAGTAG
- a CDS encoding sensor domain-containing diguanylate cyclase, protein MYNKFKFLIFNFFIIAGIVSGVSAADLLKVNNKTQKVDISLYSEIFIDAQNHFSYEDVRTNLFSENFKPLNLHSLSEYNVNDTIWMRFNISNVDENPFFGKIEMPISWINNIKTYVVADDETDEKNPVSTLLSEKKEITGRSFFLPLTIEPFQTLTVYIKAKNANSISFTLWLYSDENAAERLTYITMLNGSLIGIVLIMLFYNIHIFFILKNKSYLYFALYLASLFFLINTYYGSNLQLLWSYDAPLNENTFYPIIAFNFFAGLLFTRNFLNTNREFPKADKLLLFLMGSSVAFGVFAFMLGNNFTVIYVALFLTIIYFLFLLFLSLFSLKKKIAGSVYLLLGWLFLAVGQIMASMMILGFIDYSDFIYDMYGIVVILNTLMLSFAFISNIKYKEMQYESKIKKNHEITSRLNVSKKELRELNEKLKNKIERQEKVLLEKSNNNEKYLIKDEITMLYNKTKLEEVLTQELHRKKRYNSEFSIAVINIDNMKSINDKYDYQVGNSVMKEMADLFIHNIRYLDTVGRWSEKEYLIIYPETKGDQAYLAAQKLHKLVEEAKFFFVGKVTASFGVANSHRDDTLQDIMKRAYEALEKAQEEGGNRVEIV, encoded by the coding sequence ATGTATAACAAGTTTAAATTTTTAATTTTTAATTTTTTTATAATAGCTGGAATAGTTAGTGGAGTAAGCGCTGCAGATCTTCTTAAAGTAAATAACAAAACACAAAAAGTAGATATCTCTCTCTACTCGGAAATATTTATTGACGCTCAAAATCATTTTTCTTATGAAGATGTGCGTACAAATCTCTTTAGTGAAAATTTTAAACCTCTAAATTTGCACTCATTATCTGAATATAATGTAAATGATACTATCTGGATGAGATTTAATATAAGCAATGTTGATGAGAACCCTTTTTTTGGTAAAATAGAAATGCCTATATCGTGGATTAATAATATAAAGACATATGTTGTAGCAGATGATGAGACAGATGAAAAAAATCCTGTTTCAACTCTTTTATCTGAAAAAAAAGAGATTACAGGAAGATCTTTTTTTCTTCCTCTGACAATAGAACCTTTTCAAACTCTTACTGTTTACATAAAAGCAAAAAATGCAAATAGTATATCTTTTACTCTCTGGCTTTATTCTGATGAAAATGCAGCAGAACGCTTAACATATATTACAATGTTAAATGGTTCACTTATCGGCATAGTATTGATTATGCTTTTTTATAATATACATATTTTTTTCATCCTTAAAAATAAAAGTTATTTGTATTTTGCACTCTATTTAGCAAGTTTATTCTTTTTAATTAACACATATTATGGAAGTAATCTTCAACTTTTATGGAGTTATGATGCACCACTTAATGAAAATACCTTTTATCCAATAATCGCTTTTAACTTTTTTGCAGGTTTGCTTTTTACAAGAAATTTTTTAAACACAAATAGAGAATTTCCTAAAGCTGATAAACTTTTATTGTTTTTGATGGGCTCGTCTGTAGCATTTGGTGTTTTTGCCTTTATGTTGGGAAATAATTTTACCGTTATATATGTTGCACTCTTTTTAACAATAATATATTTTTTATTTTTACTCTTTTTATCTCTCTTTTCATTGAAAAAGAAGATTGCAGGAAGCGTTTATCTGCTGCTTGGATGGCTTTTCTTGGCAGTTGGACAAATTATGGCATCAATGATGATTTTAGGTTTTATCGATTACAGCGACTTTATATATGATATGTATGGGATTGTAGTTATTCTTAATACTCTTATGCTTTCATTTGCATTTATTTCAAATATCAAATATAAAGAGATGCAATATGAATCTAAAATTAAAAAAAATCATGAAATAACAAGTAGACTTAATGTTTCAAAAAAAGAGTTGAGAGAGTTAAATGAAAAGTTAAAAAACAAAATTGAGAGACAAGAAAAAGTGTTGTTAGAAAAAAGCAACAACAATGAAAAATATCTAATAAAAGATGAGATAACAATGCTATACAATAAAACCAAACTTGAAGAAGTTTTAACACAAGAACTTCATAGAAAAAAAAGATATAACAGTGAGTTTAGTATAGCGGTTATAAATATTGACAATATGAAAAGCATAAATGATAAGTATGACTATCAGGTTGGAAATTCAGTAATGAAAGAGATGGCTGATTTGTTTATTCATAATATTCGTTATTTGGATACAGTCGGTCGCTGGAGTGAAAAAGAGTATCTTATTATATATCCTGAAACAAAGGGTGATCAAGCTTATTTAGCTGCACAAAAGCTTCACAAGTTAGTAGAAGAGGCTAAATTCTTTTTTGTAGGAAAAGTTACAGCAAGTTTTGGAGTAGCTAATTCTCATAGAGATGACACCTTGCAAGATATAATGAAAAGAGCTTATGAAGCTTTGGAAAAAGCCCAAGAGGAGGGCGGTAACAGGGTGGAAATAGTGTAA
- the truA gene encoding tRNA pseudouridine(38-40) synthase TruA — protein MRCALTIAYNGTDFLGSQTQKSSANTILGQLENVLHKLHIESKITASGRTDKGVHATGQVCHIDLPIFWSDLKKLKKVLNEMLPSSIYIKNIKEVKNDFHARYNAKKRVYRYIIKEGERSPFEENFITFLESVDFEKIEKNIKLFQGSFDFKYFMKSGSAVKTTTRVIYKAFAYRYKEYIILNFEANGFLRSQIRLMVGALLSLNEQEIKEQLRCKKKYKTKPAKSNGLYLAKIKYK, from the coding sequence ATGAGATGTGCGTTAACTATTGCCTATAACGGCACTGATTTTTTAGGTTCGCAAACACAAAAAAGCTCAGCCAACACTATACTTGGGCAACTGGAAAATGTTTTGCATAAACTACATATAGAATCAAAAATAACAGCAAGCGGACGCACAGACAAAGGAGTTCACGCAACAGGACAGGTTTGTCACATTGATTTGCCGATATTTTGGAGTGATTTAAAAAAACTTAAAAAAGTCCTAAATGAGATGCTTCCTTCATCTATATATATCAAAAATATAAAAGAGGTAAAAAATGATTTCCATGCAAGATATAACGCTAAAAAAAGAGTTTATAGGTACATTATAAAAGAGGGAGAGAGAAGTCCTTTCGAAGAAAATTTTATAACTTTTTTAGAGAGTGTTGATTTTGAAAAAATAGAGAAAAATATAAAGCTTTTTCAAGGCAGTTTTGACTTTAAATACTTTATGAAAAGCGGAAGTGCCGTAAAGACAACAACAAGAGTTATTTACAAAGCTTTTGCATATAGATACAAAGAATATATAATACTCAACTTTGAAGCAAACGGATTTCTTAGAAGCCAGATAAGATTAATGGTTGGGGCTCTTTTAAGTCTTAATGAGCAAGAGATAAAAGAGCAGCTTAGATGTAAAAAAAAGTATAAAACAAAACCTGCCAAAAGTAACGGTTTGTATTTAGCAAAAATCAAATATAAATAA
- a CDS encoding LptF/LptG family permease, with the protein MKILQNYIKKSLSILFLSIFLPLFSIASIVFLIKMATYTAIIQLSLFEMSKLFFFMLPELLFYTLPISFFVAAALTLFKLSNDNEIIVLFALGIHPKFILKTLFTPALFLSILLLFNFFILFPHAKTLSSNFISYKKSEAKFNLSASEFGHKFGEWLLYIGEEKSDGTYSQVILFNKKQEEEVLIGAQKAEIINDSGILRLKLTSGEGYSYSEEKFTQIDFKTMYINDTMKTDLDKYQAPMDYWFPKEQSAKIEKKLITNILFSLFPLLSLFLIASIGIVHVRHQKGKIYLFLFLGITIYYALAISLQLVLFAYTIPVLVFGWLLATYIIYKRTIVAKF; encoded by the coding sequence ATGAAAATACTACAAAATTATATAAAAAAATCTCTTTCTATCCTATTTTTATCTATATTTTTGCCGCTTTTTTCTATTGCATCTATAGTTTTTCTTATAAAAATGGCAACTTATACAGCTATTATTCAGTTATCACTGTTTGAAATGAGCAAACTTTTTTTCTTTATGCTGCCCGAACTTCTTTTTTATACACTTCCAATATCCTTTTTTGTGGCAGCAGCGCTTACTCTTTTTAAACTTTCAAATGATAATGAGATAATTGTTCTTTTTGCTCTTGGAATCCACCCAAAATTTATTTTAAAAACACTTTTTACACCCGCTCTTTTTCTTTCTATTTTACTTTTATTTAACTTTTTCATACTTTTTCCACATGCAAAAACACTATCAAGCAACTTTATATCCTATAAAAAAAGTGAAGCAAAATTTAATCTCTCAGCTTCAGAATTTGGTCATAAATTTGGTGAATGGCTGCTATATATAGGAGAAGAAAAATCAGATGGAACCTACTCTCAGGTAATATTGTTTAACAAAAAACAAGAAGAAGAGGTTCTAATAGGCGCACAAAAAGCTGAAATTATAAATGATTCTGGAATTTTACGGCTTAAACTAACATCCGGAGAAGGTTATAGTTATTCAGAAGAAAAATTTACGCAGATTGATTTTAAAACTATGTATATTAATGATACCATGAAAACTGATTTAGATAAGTATCAGGCACCTATGGACTACTGGTTTCCTAAAGAACAATCTGCTAAAATAGAGAAAAAATTGATAACAAATATTTTATTTTCCCTTTTTCCGCTTCTAAGTCTATTTCTTATTGCCAGTATAGGAATTGTACATGTAAGACATCAGAAAGGAAAAATTTATCTATTTTTATTTTTAGGAATTACAATCTACTATGCCTTAGCTATATCACTTCAATTAGTGCTTTTTGCATACACTATACCGGTTCTAGTTTTTGGATGGCTGCTAGCTACATACATAATTTACAAAAGAACAATCGTTGCCAAGTTTTAA
- a CDS encoding prepilin peptidase, protein MELIIAFILGVLIGSFLNVVILRLPKDESVIFVSSHCNACKNSLKPWHNIPIVSWLFLKGKCSFCGSKISMQYPLIELISGFVFLALASKFGLSIPALFIGFSFLTLLALSIIDFRYKMVPDSLNLLALIFAILGAWNLDGIVLNFQNALLFAGGFTLLRFALSYLLTSSAHRHAKKTITSWSKNYHTYPFIEAMGEGDIMVAATMGALLGIKLALVAIFFSALLALPVMLLVIKRSKEEQRVPFVPFLAMATFIVYIFDSPILRYIEANY, encoded by the coding sequence GTGGAGCTTATAATCGCTTTTATACTGGGGGTGCTTATTGGTTCATTTTTAAATGTAGTTATTTTAAGACTTCCAAAAGATGAAAGCGTTATTTTTGTCTCTTCTCACTGTAATGCATGTAAAAACAGTTTAAAACCTTGGCATAATATACCGATAGTTTCATGGCTTTTTTTAAAGGGAAAATGCTCATTTTGCGGTTCAAAAATATCTATGCAATATCCGCTTATTGAGCTTATATCAGGGTTTGTTTTTTTAGCTTTGGCAAGCAAATTCGGGTTAAGTATTCCTGCTCTTTTCATCGGATTTAGTTTTTTAACACTATTGGCACTCTCTATAATAGATTTTAGGTATAAAATGGTTCCTGATTCTTTAAATCTTTTAGCCCTAATCTTTGCGATACTGGGGGCATGGAATTTAGATGGAATTGTTCTAAATTTTCAAAATGCCCTGCTTTTTGCAGGCGGATTTACTTTGCTTAGATTTGCTCTCTCTTATCTGCTTACTTCATCCGCTCACAGACATGCAAAAAAAACTATAACCTCATGGAGCAAAAATTATCATACATACCCTTTTATAGAAGCTATGGGAGAAGGTGATATTATGGTTGCAGCTACAATGGGAGCGCTTCTTGGCATCAAACTTGCATTAGTCGCTATATTTTTCTCAGCACTTTTAGCGCTGCCTGTAATGCTGCTTGTGATAAAGAGATCAAAAGAGGAACAAAGAGTCCCTTTTGTACCCTTTTTAGCTATGGCGACATTTATAGTTTATATATTTGACAGTCCCATTTTAAGATACATAGAGGCAAACTACTAA
- the uppS gene encoding polyprenyl diphosphate synthase produces the protein MNKARHIAIIMDGNGRWAEQKGKKRVKGHEVGAKVVRNITEFCSKNEDIERLTLYAFSTENWKRPRLEVEFLMKLLEKYLESEVENYLQNNIRFEPIGDTRAFSKSLQQKIENIQEKTLHCDGLIQSLALNYGAHDEILRAVNRIKNSNDNITEAMLSNALDCKHNVDLIIRTGGDQRLSNFLLWQAAYAELFFTDTLWPDFTINEFEKIIKNFTKIERRFGGLK, from the coding sequence ATGAATAAAGCAAGACATATAGCTATTATTATGGATGGCAATGGTCGCTGGGCAGAGCAAAAAGGAAAAAAAAGAGTCAAAGGTCATGAGGTTGGTGCAAAGGTTGTTAGAAATATAACGGAATTTTGTTCAAAAAATGAAGATATTGAGAGATTAACACTTTACGCTTTTTCAACTGAAAACTGGAAAAGACCCCGTTTAGAGGTTGAGTTTTTAATGAAACTTTTAGAAAAATATTTAGAAAGCGAAGTAGAAAATTATCTGCAAAACAATATTAGATTTGAACCGATAGGTGATACTAGAGCCTTTTCAAAATCTCTGCAGCAAAAAATTGAAAATATTCAAGAAAAAACTCTACACTGTGACGGCTTGATCCAATCACTTGCACTCAATTACGGTGCTCACGATGAGATACTAAGAGCTGTAAACAGGATAAAAAACAGTAATGACAATATAACAGAAGCTATGCTCTCAAATGCACTTGACTGTAAACACAATGTTGATTTGATTATTCGCACAGGCGGTGATCAAAGATTGTCTAACTTTTTGCTTTGGCAGGCCGCTTATGCAGAGCTTTTTTTTACAGATACACTTTGGCCAGATTTCACAATAAATGAATTTGAAAAAATCATAAAAAATTTTACAAAAATTGAAAGAAGATTTGGAGGGTTAAAATAG
- the coaBC gene encoding bifunctional phosphopantothenoylcysteine decarboxylase/phosphopantothenate--cysteine ligase CoaBC, with protein MLIPTDLLKDKKILLGVTGSIAVYKSLELVRLLTKAGAQVKVVMSEAAKKFVTPLSFETLTSNQILDDTNESWTDNSNHNHIKAGEWADLFLIAPATANTIAKLANAIADNMLSQCALAYPHVKIIAPSANTNMLENPITKANLKMLGIANYEIIDTQVKELACKSVGSGAMAEPQEIFWHCAKALLKDEFWEDRRVIVTGGGTVEKIDDVRFISNFSSGKMASALAAALYCKGADVNLISTKFDKDLPQDLYKIDVESSSEMLEYLTDSIRIAKKGKLSKATLMRDEKIHIIQKKPYLFMAAAVSDYIASYPQNGKLKKESLGSEWDLKLKQNIDILNSIDKNDIVTVGFKAEMDEKNGVANASKMIDKKGIDAVCLNILKDSSSFGTDTNKIEFILPDKIESIPLLDKLSVAFKILEHAKKL; from the coding sequence ATGCTTATTCCAACTGATTTACTAAAAGATAAAAAGATACTTTTGGGTGTTACCGGCTCAATTGCAGTATACAAATCGCTTGAACTTGTGCGGTTGCTGACAAAAGCTGGTGCCCAGGTAAAGGTTGTAATGAGTGAAGCTGCAAAAAAATTTGTAACGCCTCTATCTTTTGAAACACTTACCTCAAATCAGATTTTAGATGACACTAATGAATCATGGACAGATAACAGCAATCATAACCACATAAAAGCCGGAGAATGGGCAGATCTATTTCTAATAGCTCCGGCGACTGCAAACACCATTGCAAAATTAGCAAATGCTATAGCTGATAATATGCTCTCGCAATGTGCTTTAGCCTATCCGCATGTAAAAATAATCGCTCCTTCGGCAAATACAAATATGCTGGAAAATCCAATTACAAAAGCTAACTTAAAGATGCTTGGCATTGCCAACTACGAAATTATAGATACGCAGGTAAAAGAGCTGGCATGCAAAAGTGTTGGAAGCGGGGCTATGGCTGAACCGCAGGAAATTTTCTGGCACTGCGCAAAAGCTCTCCTTAAAGATGAATTTTGGGAGGACAGAAGAGTAATTGTTACAGGCGGCGGAACTGTTGAAAAGATAGATGATGTTCGTTTTATATCAAATTTTTCAAGTGGGAAAATGGCTTCTGCTTTAGCTGCTGCTCTTTATTGCAAAGGAGCTGATGTAAATCTGATTTCTACAAAATTTGACAAAGACCTGCCTCAAGATTTATATAAGATCGATGTAGAAAGTTCTTCAGAAATGTTGGAGTATTTAACAGACTCTATTCGTATAGCCAAAAAGGGCAAACTCTCAAAAGCGACACTTATGCGAGATGAAAAAATTCATATTATTCAAAAAAAACCATATCTCTTTATGGCAGCTGCAGTAAGTGACTATATTGCATCATATCCACAGAATGGAAAATTAAAAAAAGAGTCCCTTGGCAGTGAATGGGATTTAAAATTAAAACAAAATATCGATATTTTGAATTCTATAGATAAGAATGATATTGTTACCGTCGGTTTTAAAGCTGAAATGGATGAAAAAAACGGCGTTGCCAATGCTTCTAAAATGATTGACAAGAAAGGGATTGATGCAGTTTGTTTAAATATTTTAAAAGACTCTTCAAGCTTTGGAACGGATACAAACAAAATAGAGTTTATTCTGCCGGATAAAATCGAATCAATTCCTCTTTTGGATAAATTGAGTGTCGCATTTAAAATTTTAGAGCATGCAAAGAAATTATAA
- a CDS encoding class I SAM-dependent methyltransferase: MSKTANIESFQKYSKEYEEWFEKNDLLYQNELKIVKDIIGDTQNGLEIGMGSGRFAIKPNIVIGIEPSSEMRKIALSKGLNVMNGIAEDLPFKSQTFDFAMMITSICFIKNPKKSLKEAFRVIKDGGFLIIGFIDKKSELGKQYEESKKKSKFYANAKFYSLDELISLCKIAGFNDFKKYENIDSENPMTFLKIYK, encoded by the coding sequence ATGAGTAAAACAGCCAATATAGAATCTTTTCAAAAGTATTCAAAAGAGTATGAAGAGTGGTTTGAAAAGAATGATTTATTGTATCAAAATGAGTTAAAAATTGTAAAAGATATCATAGGCGATACTCAAAATGGTTTAGAGATTGGAATGGGAAGTGGCAGGTTTGCTATAAAACCCAATATTGTAATAGGTATTGAGCCTTCCAGTGAGATGAGAAAAATAGCACTCTCCAAAGGCTTGAATGTTATGAATGGTATTGCAGAAGATCTTCCGTTTAAATCACAAACATTTGATTTTGCAATGATGATAACATCTATTTGTTTTATAAAAAACCCGAAAAAATCTTTGAAAGAAGCTTTTAGAGTTATTAAAGATGGAGGTTTTTTGATTATAGGTTTTATAGACAAAAAATCAGAACTTGGAAAACAGTATGAGGAGAGTAAAAAAAAGAGTAAGTTTTATGCCAATGCAAAATTTTACTCTCTTGATGAGTTGATAAGTTTATGCAAAATAGCAGGATTTAATGATTTTAAAAAGTATGAAAATATAGATTCAGAGAATCCAATGACATTTTTAAAAATATATAAATAA
- a CDS encoding MTH1187 family thiamine-binding protein produces MSVLLEFSMFPTSNECVDGSSVSSYVSKIIDAIDKSGVSYRLTPMGTVIETETMKEALAIIELAYKQLQDCDRVYSSLKFDIRKNTKNRLKTKIASVEKILKREINH; encoded by the coding sequence ATGTCAGTACTATTAGAATTCAGCATGTTTCCGACATCCAATGAGTGTGTAGATGGTTCTTCAGTATCGAGCTATGTTAGTAAAATTATCGATGCAATTGATAAATCAGGGGTGTCTTACCGATTAACTCCTATGGGAACCGTAATTGAGACAGAAACTATGAAAGAAGCATTGGCTATTATAGAGCTGGCGTATAAACAGCTTCAAGATTGCGATAGAGTCTACTCATCGTTAAAATTTGACATTAGAAAAAACACAAAAAACAGACTCAAAACAAAGATTGCCTCTGTCGAAAAAATTTTAAAAAGAGAAATAAATCACTAA